The Nitrosomonas communis genome has a segment encoding these proteins:
- a CDS encoding GGDEF domain-containing protein, producing the protein MQTLSEMRLKLVKSSEVGEENETSEESSKALLTVDEYYQHAEQYAHEIRKTHDVNEIIRILDAVLSETRDLHQSDEMSNSRHKISDTEQKIESLKHELALIRELVHTDQMTGLFNRRGLDEHFIREAARADRSKNPLCVILIDLDNFKEINEIYGYPFGDNVLISLARTIKNALRPTDVVARYGGEEFIILLPDTEINDAVRIIQRLQRMLASNPVLNKDNQPVSITISGGVTLRQTDEHQHTVIKRVDEALFRAKNTGLSQIEVAL; encoded by the coding sequence ATGCAAACTTTGAGTGAAATGCGATTAAAGCTGGTCAAGTCATCCGAGGTTGGTGAAGAAAATGAAACAAGTGAGGAAAGCAGCAAAGCATTGTTAACCGTTGATGAATATTATCAGCACGCTGAGCAGTATGCCCACGAAATCAGAAAAACTCATGATGTGAATGAAATAATTAGAATTCTGGATGCTGTTTTGTCTGAAACCAGGGATTTGCATCAAAGTGATGAGATGTCCAACTCACGGCACAAGATCTCTGATACTGAGCAAAAAATTGAATCTCTGAAGCATGAGCTAGCACTCATCAGAGAGTTAGTGCATACCGATCAGATGACTGGCCTGTTTAACCGGCGCGGACTGGATGAGCATTTTATCCGTGAAGCTGCCCGTGCAGACCGAAGCAAAAATCCGTTATGCGTTATCCTGATTGATCTGGATAACTTTAAGGAAATTAATGAGATTTATGGTTATCCATTCGGCGATAATGTTCTGATCTCTTTGGCGAGAACCATAAAGAATGCGTTACGTCCAACCGATGTGGTTGCCCGTTATGGTGGGGAGGAGTTCATTATCTTATTGCCTGATACAGAGATCAATGATGCGGTACGTATCATACAGCGATTACAGCGCATGCTGGCTAGCAATCCTGTACTCAATAAAGATAACCAACCGGTATCGATCACTATTAGTGGCGGGGTAACATTACGCCAAACTGATGAGCATCAGCATACGGTGATTAAGCGAGTTGATGAAGCATTATTCCGTGCAAAAAATACAGGATTATCTCAGATAGAAGTTGCCCTATAA
- a CDS encoding response regulator — translation MIRVMIADDHAIVRQGLKQILSETDDISVAGEAETGFEAITIARQQIFDVMLLDISLPDRNGIEVLKQIKKDQPNFTILMLSMHHESEFAIRAIKAGAAGYLSKQSAPMQLVTAIRQVAAGRKYITPSLAQELANAITLDTDQPLHNSLSDREYQTLCLIAAGKSLSEISTSLCLSPKTVSVYCARLMEKLKLSNNSELVRYAIKHHLVD, via the coding sequence ATGATACGTGTAATGATCGCTGATGATCATGCCATCGTACGCCAGGGTTTGAAACAGATTTTAAGTGAGACGGATGATATTAGTGTAGCCGGTGAGGCAGAAACCGGGTTTGAGGCGATAACCATCGCACGCCAGCAAATTTTTGATGTGATGTTACTGGATATCTCACTACCGGATAGAAACGGTATTGAGGTGCTCAAACAGATTAAAAAAGACCAGCCTAATTTCACTATCTTAATGCTTAGCATGCACCACGAAAGTGAATTCGCGATCCGCGCAATTAAAGCAGGAGCAGCCGGTTATCTAAGTAAACAAAGTGCGCCTATGCAACTGGTGACAGCGATTCGTCAGGTGGCAGCGGGGCGCAAGTACATTACTCCATCCCTTGCACAAGAGCTGGCTAACGCAATTACATTAGATACTGATCAACCATTACATAATAGTTTATCTGATCGGGAATATCAGACATTATGCTTGATTGCGGCAGGTAAGTCCCTTTCGGAAATTTCTACCAGCTTGTGTCTGAGTCCAAAAACAGTCAGTGTTTATTGTGCTCGTCTTATGGAAAAACTTAAACTATCGAACAATTCTGAATTAGTACGTTACGCTATTAAACACCACTTGGTTGATTAA
- a CDS encoding hybrid sensor histidine kinase/response regulator, translating to MARTLNILLVGYSARNAEHICQALRAGGLCFNSECVDTIEAFPKTFVGSSWDVILSDDTMPEPGAEQVLSHLAAHHLAIPVIVVSSGRNDESAAHLMKAGAQDFISITCCTARLKQAIQRSLKQMETLQHIRETQLALQKSEAHFRAIASNLPGLVFQFLLNQDGSKSFSYVSEGSVMLLGISPTHLIEQPDLFTNLILPEDRASYDQLMQASAKHFSTWNWEGRIQVKSDPDIKWVSLRATPRRSPNDGVLWDGIVMNISRNKLAEIEIARSHARLAELTSYLQKVKEHERAKIAREIHDDIGGTLTAIKCELLLCMDAKPRKPDFYQQKAASIEELVDNVIDSTRRIALDLRPGILDFGIVAAIQWQAKEFSKRTEIPCVFCCDSEDIPLDADLASAIFRVFQEILTNISKHAGASNVKVKLFENDGWVFLEAIDNGRGIRESDMNKPGSFGIRGMRERCQQLGGNIYVNGIPEKETCVIIQIPVNGKE from the coding sequence ATGGCCAGAACGCTCAATATACTGCTGGTAGGATATTCGGCCAGAAATGCTGAGCATATCTGTCAGGCACTCAGGGCAGGTGGTTTATGTTTTAATTCAGAATGTGTCGATACTATTGAAGCTTTTCCGAAGACATTCGTTGGATCTTCATGGGATGTAATTTTATCTGATGATACAATGCCTGAACCAGGTGCTGAACAGGTATTATCTCATCTTGCTGCGCATCATTTAGCTATCCCTGTGATCGTCGTATCCAGCGGTAGAAATGATGAATCTGCAGCTCATTTGATGAAAGCAGGGGCTCAGGATTTCATTTCAATAACCTGTTGCACGGCAAGACTGAAGCAAGCGATACAGCGTAGTCTGAAGCAAATGGAAACGCTTCAGCATATTCGAGAAACACAGCTTGCGTTGCAGAAAAGTGAAGCGCACTTTCGTGCAATTGCTTCGAATCTGCCCGGGCTGGTATTTCAATTTTTATTGAATCAAGATGGTTCTAAAAGCTTTTCTTATGTAAGTGAAGGCTCTGTGATGCTGTTAGGAATTTCACCAACTCATTTAATAGAGCAGCCGGATTTATTTACTAACCTGATTTTGCCTGAAGATAGGGCTTCTTATGATCAACTCATGCAAGCATCGGCCAAGCATTTTTCTACTTGGAACTGGGAGGGGCGCATTCAAGTTAAAAGTGATCCAGATATTAAGTGGGTCAGTTTACGTGCAACACCACGCCGCTCACCCAATGATGGGGTGTTATGGGACGGTATCGTCATGAATATTTCACGCAATAAGCTGGCAGAAATTGAAATTGCTCGCTCGCATGCGCGACTGGCTGAACTTACTTCTTATCTACAGAAAGTTAAGGAACATGAGCGTGCAAAGATCGCCCGAGAAATTCACGATGATATTGGCGGAACCTTGACAGCAATTAAATGTGAGCTATTGCTCTGCATGGACGCAAAACCGAGGAAACCTGATTTTTACCAGCAGAAAGCAGCCTCAATTGAAGAGCTGGTCGATAATGTGATTGACAGCACGCGCCGAATTGCATTAGACCTGCGGCCAGGTATACTGGATTTTGGTATCGTGGCGGCGATTCAGTGGCAAGCAAAGGAATTTAGCAAACGTACAGAAATTCCTTGTGTGTTTTGTTGTGACAGTGAAGATATTCCGCTAGATGCAGATTTAGCTAGCGCTATTTTTCGTGTTTTTCAGGAAATATTGACTAATATCTCTAAACATGCAGGCGCCTCGAACGTTAAAGTCAAGCTATTTGAAAATGACGGTTGGGTATTTTTGGAAGCGATTGATAATGGGCGTGGAATTAGGGAATCAGATATGAACAAACCAGGATCTTTTGGAATACGGGGAATGCGTGAACGTTGTCAACAATTGGGTGGAAACATTTATGTTAACGGAATACCTGAAAAGGAAACTTGCGTGATAATCCAGATTCCAGTGAATGGTAAAGAATAG
- a CDS encoding DUF4139 domain-containing protein, giving the protein MSISIPISYAAAIANERVTTSQDQKNIIVTIYNGNLALIKDSRSVILDQAFNKLAWQEVSAQIRPETALLRNLAYSSGFRLLEQSFDFDVLTPKKLLEKYSGKEVTVIRTDPATGSEASEAATILSTNEGIILKFIDRVESSVPGRIVFPGLPENLRDRPTLLISLISPSQGKHDLELSYLTSGLSWRADYVADLNADDNWLDLNGLITFTNQSGIAYYNARLQLVAGDVHQIYPEQPTSKKMMTFAREVADSAPMKKEALFEYHLYTSPHPITLAENQTKQVALMSATHIPVSKEFILQGRDYYYSGQYPIISHKLKTNVSISFANKGEGLGIPLPEGIIRVYKKDTQGNNLFIGEDQIDHIPQNELVRLSLGSTFDITADKLQTDFQQISGELGHRSIVETAYQITLRNAKKEAVIVKVQEPIPGDWTMLSESLPHTKLSSGMAEWRMPVPAENEATLTYRVRVKY; this is encoded by the coding sequence ATGAGTATCTCTATTCCCATCAGTTATGCGGCCGCAATAGCAAACGAAAGGGTTACTACTTCTCAAGATCAGAAGAACATCATTGTTACTATTTATAATGGGAACCTGGCATTAATAAAAGATTCACGCAGCGTTATACTGGATCAAGCTTTCAACAAACTGGCTTGGCAGGAAGTCTCTGCGCAGATACGCCCTGAAACTGCGCTATTACGCAACCTTGCTTATTCTTCAGGATTTCGCTTACTGGAGCAATCTTTTGATTTCGACGTGCTCACTCCGAAAAAACTACTGGAAAAGTACTCAGGTAAAGAAGTAACCGTTATACGCACCGACCCTGCAACCGGTTCTGAGGCTAGCGAAGCAGCCACCATTCTTTCGACTAACGAAGGAATTATTCTGAAATTTATTGACCGAGTTGAAAGCAGTGTACCTGGACGAATCGTGTTTCCTGGTTTACCTGAAAATCTGCGTGACAGACCTACCCTACTCATTTCACTGATTAGCCCATCCCAAGGAAAACATGATCTTGAGCTTTCCTACCTTACATCCGGCTTATCCTGGCGTGCCGATTATGTAGCTGATCTGAATGCAGATGATAATTGGCTTGATCTCAATGGCCTGATAACATTTACCAATCAAAGTGGCATAGCCTACTATAATGCCAGGTTGCAACTAGTAGCAGGCGATGTTCATCAAATTTACCCTGAACAGCCTACCTCCAAAAAAATGATGACATTTGCGCGAGAAGTAGCTGATAGTGCGCCAATGAAAAAAGAAGCACTTTTTGAATATCATCTTTATACATCACCGCACCCTATCACACTTGCTGAAAACCAGACTAAACAGGTTGCCCTCATGTCTGCAACTCATATTCCAGTAAGCAAGGAATTTATTCTGCAAGGTAGGGATTATTATTACTCTGGACAATACCCTATAATCAGCCATAAACTAAAAACTAACGTATCCATCAGTTTTGCTAATAAGGGTGAAGGCTTGGGAATACCGCTTCCGGAAGGAATTATCCGAGTCTACAAAAAAGATACCCAGGGGAATAATCTCTTTATCGGTGAAGATCAGATCGATCATATACCTCAAAATGAGTTGGTTCGTCTCAGCCTGGGGAGTACCTTTGATATTACCGCTGATAAGTTACAAACCGACTTTCAACAAATCTCTGGCGAGCTAGGTCATAGAAGTATCGTAGAAACGGCTTATCAAATTACACTAAGAAACGCCAAGAAAGAGGCAGTTATAGTAAAAGTACAGGAGCCCATTCCAGGAGACTGGACTATGTTATCTGAATCATTGCCTCATACTAAGCTATCCTCTGGCATGGCGGAATGGAGAATGCCTGTTCCAGCTGAGAATGAGGCCACGCTAACTTATCGGGTACGCGTCAAATACTAA
- a CDS encoding ABC-F family ATP-binding cassette domain-containing protein — protein sequence MLNIQNLTYLQNGLPLLRDVNLQVFANQRVGLVGKNGCGKSTLFRLIRGEIHPDKGEIILQAGKTVAFVEQEIINSHQSALEFVLDGDVELRQLEQILMRETHDSNWFEAQQRYEAIDGYGARARAAQLLNGLGFANDVLEHPVSQFSGGWRMRLNLARALMHRADLLLLDEPTNHLDLEAILWLEQYLARYPGSLIVVSHDREFLNTCVNRIAHIHNQIIDSYGGNYDDFERTRAERIAQEGQAFQQQQRYIAHMEDFVRRFRAKATKAKQAQSRIKALERLARIVPLHVDDGHYRLQLDAPERGPDVLLKVEGMGFGYGGEMLFQHVNLFLRAGMRIALMGPNGAGKSTLIKLFIDELKPSAGRIEIASDIRIGYFAQHQLEKLDGSMTPLQHLQQLAPKETMLTLRSFLGRFGLAADSEDRPVMTFSGGEKSRLVLALLAWQRPHLLLLDEPTNHLDLDMRDALMLALEEYTGSVILVSHDRSLIRAVADEFWLVADGQVQLFDGDLEDYKNWIENQRTYKAIKPKPEKVTQPKTPKPNRKALLSKQTKLEGTLSIAQTELAAIHHQLADPATYTNCTREEISQLNHIRTELERKIAELEESWLELEAAMEECGQI from the coding sequence ATGCTAAATATTCAGAACCTTACTTATTTACAAAATGGACTGCCACTTCTACGGGATGTTAATTTACAGGTATTTGCCAATCAACGTGTGGGTTTGGTCGGTAAAAATGGCTGCGGAAAATCTACTCTATTTCGTTTGATACGAGGGGAAATTCATCCGGATAAGGGTGAAATTATTCTTCAAGCTGGCAAAACGGTTGCTTTTGTTGAACAGGAAATTATCAATTCTCATCAATCTGCATTGGAGTTTGTGCTTGATGGCGATGTTGAATTGAGACAATTAGAGCAAATCCTGATGCGTGAGACACATGATTCCAACTGGTTTGAGGCACAGCAACGCTATGAAGCAATCGATGGTTACGGAGCGCGTGCGCGCGCAGCCCAATTGCTGAATGGATTAGGTTTTGCAAATGATGTATTGGAGCATCCCGTTAGCCAATTTTCAGGTGGCTGGCGAATGCGCTTGAATTTAGCGCGCGCGTTGATGCATCGAGCTGATTTACTCCTCTTGGATGAACCAACCAATCATCTTGATCTGGAAGCTATTCTTTGGCTGGAACAGTATCTGGCTCGTTATCCCGGTAGTTTAATTGTCGTTTCACATGACCGTGAATTCCTTAATACATGTGTGAATCGTATTGCACACATTCATAACCAGATCATTGATAGTTATGGTGGGAATTATGATGATTTTGAACGAACTCGTGCTGAACGTATCGCTCAAGAGGGCCAAGCTTTCCAGCAGCAGCAAAGGTATATAGCCCATATGGAAGATTTTGTGCGGCGTTTTCGAGCAAAGGCTACCAAGGCTAAACAAGCACAAAGCCGAATTAAGGCGCTCGAGCGGTTGGCACGAATCGTACCTCTCCATGTAGATGATGGTCATTATCGGTTACAGCTCGATGCGCCCGAGCGAGGCCCGGATGTTTTGCTGAAAGTGGAAGGCATGGGTTTTGGTTATGGTGGAGAGATGCTCTTTCAGCACGTTAATTTATTCTTGCGAGCAGGGATGCGTATTGCGCTCATGGGACCGAATGGTGCGGGCAAATCCACGTTAATCAAATTGTTTATTGATGAGCTTAAACCGAGCGCTGGGCGAATAGAGATCGCGTCAGATATCCGTATTGGTTATTTTGCTCAGCATCAGCTCGAGAAATTGGATGGATCAATGACACCATTACAGCATCTTCAGCAACTCGCCCCGAAGGAAACCATGTTGACATTGCGCTCCTTCCTGGGGCGGTTTGGATTAGCTGCGGACAGTGAAGATCGTCCGGTGATGACTTTTTCCGGTGGTGAGAAAAGCCGTTTGGTGCTGGCTTTACTCGCTTGGCAACGACCCCATTTACTGTTGCTCGATGAACCTACCAACCACCTTGATTTGGACATGCGTGATGCGCTCATGCTGGCGCTGGAAGAATATACCGGTAGTGTAATCCTGGTATCACATGATCGTAGTTTGATTCGTGCCGTGGCGGATGAATTTTGGCTGGTTGCGGATGGTCAGGTCCAGCTATTTGATGGCGATTTGGAAGATTATAAAAACTGGATTGAGAATCAGCGTACCTATAAAGCGATTAAGCCTAAGCCAGAGAAAGTTACTCAGCCAAAGACGCCTAAACCGAATAGAAAAGCACTTCTTTCTAAGCAAACTAAACTCGAGGGAACATTGTCCATTGCGCAAACTGAGTTAGCCGCAATCCATCACCAGTTAGCTGATCCGGCTACTTATACAAACTGTACACGTGAGGAAATCAGTCAGCTCAATCATATCCGTACTGAATTAGAAAGAAAAATTGCTGAACTGGAAGAAAGCTGGCTGGAGCTGGAAGCAGCAATGGAAGAATGCGGGCAAATCTGA
- a CDS encoding polysaccharide biosynthesis protein, which yields MIASKIHKRSLIAFIHDFIAVIIAWWFAYLFRFNFEIPADFQASLKENLVWIAPTQAAIFYSFGLYRGLWRYASLPDLKRILLTVTCGAVIVPFVIFMLKLPVLLPRAVIFLTPLLLLLIMGGSRILYRSWKEGRFYSLKNSERKPVIVLGTGNTAINLVKELDRSPDWQVVGLLGGSPKKLGARLHGVRVLGMISQLPAWVAKLGVGHVIIAMPSASQNERRQALEMCAELGVKALTIPSYADLVSGKMTVSQIRNVELDDLLGRAPVVLDTKGLHDLLTGKTILITGAGGSIGSELCRQIMAFNPRQLVLFELNEFALYAIQEEFLLKFPAVSMAFVIGDVKDRARLSQVFDKYQPTVVFHAAAYKHVPLMENENAWQAMLNNVMGTYVLAEVAIEHAVEKFVLISTDKAVNPTNVMGASKRLAEMVCQALQQSVLHAENKYTASSKTCFVIVRFGNVLGSTGSVIPKFREQIAKGGPITVTHPEISRYFMSIQEAAQLVLQAGLMGGVKGGGEIFVMDMGDPVRIVDLAKDMIRLLGLTEEDIKIVYTGLRPGEKLYEELATENENILPTQHKKLSITLSYQVDEQWLASFMDWFTKQPVLKDEEVRWALTKWVPEYSNKRTDEQNLSEQVATLNTH from the coding sequence ATGATTGCAAGTAAAATTCATAAACGCTCTCTCATTGCTTTCATTCATGATTTTATTGCAGTGATCATAGCGTGGTGGTTCGCTTATTTATTCCGCTTCAATTTTGAAATTCCTGCTGATTTTCAAGCTTCACTCAAGGAAAATTTAGTCTGGATTGCACCAACTCAAGCGGCTATCTTTTATTCATTTGGCCTATATCGCGGATTATGGCGCTATGCCAGCTTGCCAGATTTAAAAAGAATTCTGCTAACCGTTACTTGCGGCGCAGTGATTGTCCCGTTTGTAATATTCATGCTGAAACTGCCTGTCTTGTTGCCACGAGCAGTGATATTCCTTACCCCATTACTCTTGCTGCTAATCATGGGAGGAAGCCGCATTTTATATCGGTCATGGAAAGAAGGACGGTTTTACAGCTTAAAAAATTCAGAACGTAAACCAGTTATTGTGCTAGGGACAGGAAATACTGCGATTAATCTGGTAAAAGAACTGGATCGTAGCCCTGATTGGCAGGTAGTGGGATTGCTGGGAGGGAGTCCCAAAAAATTAGGAGCTCGTCTTCATGGCGTTCGGGTTTTGGGTATGATCAGTCAATTACCTGCATGGGTAGCAAAATTAGGTGTGGGCCATGTTATTATTGCCATGCCATCTGCTTCTCAGAACGAGCGGCGTCAAGCGCTCGAAATGTGCGCAGAGCTAGGTGTTAAGGCATTGACCATTCCATCCTATGCTGACCTTGTCAGTGGGAAAATGACTGTATCACAAATCCGCAATGTTGAGCTGGATGATTTACTTGGCCGGGCGCCTGTGGTGCTCGATACGAAAGGTTTGCATGATCTGCTGACCGGAAAAACGATACTTATTACAGGGGCGGGTGGTTCCATAGGTTCTGAACTGTGCCGGCAAATCATGGCATTTAATCCCAGGCAGCTTGTCTTGTTTGAATTGAATGAATTTGCGCTCTATGCCATTCAAGAAGAATTCCTCCTCAAATTTCCGGCTGTCTCTATGGCGTTTGTGATCGGAGATGTTAAAGATCGCGCAAGACTCTCGCAAGTATTTGATAAATATCAGCCTACGGTGGTATTCCATGCTGCGGCCTATAAACATGTACCTTTAATGGAAAATGAAAATGCCTGGCAGGCTATGTTGAATAATGTTATGGGAACATATGTACTGGCAGAAGTAGCGATTGAACATGCGGTAGAAAAATTTGTGCTCATTTCTACTGACAAAGCGGTGAACCCTACCAATGTAATGGGTGCCAGCAAGCGATTGGCTGAAATGGTTTGTCAGGCGCTACAGCAATCAGTGTTACATGCTGAGAACAAGTATACTGCATCATCCAAAACTTGTTTTGTCATCGTGCGGTTCGGTAATGTTTTAGGAAGTACAGGTAGTGTGATCCCTAAATTTAGGGAGCAAATCGCAAAAGGTGGACCCATTACTGTGACACATCCTGAGATTTCGCGTTATTTCATGTCTATTCAGGAAGCAGCACAATTGGTTTTACAAGCGGGCTTGATGGGCGGTGTGAAAGGTGGAGGAGAAATTTTTGTTATGGACATGGGCGATCCCGTCAGAATCGTAGATTTGGCCAAAGATATGATCCGTTTGCTTGGCCTGACCGAAGAAGATATCAAGATTGTCTATACTGGGTTGCGTCCAGGTGAGAAGTTATATGAAGAACTCGCTACAGAAAATGAAAATATTTTGCCAACCCAACATAAAAAACTTAGTATTACGCTGTCTTACCAAGTCGATGAGCAATGGCTTGCGTCATTCATGGATTGGTTTACCAAACAACCTGTGCTAAAGGATGAGGAGGTCAGGTGGGCCTTAACAAAATGGGTACCTGAGTATTCAAATAAAAGAACAGATGAGCAAAACTTATCAGAGCAGGTAGCTACTTTAAATACACATTGA
- a CDS encoding MraY family glycosyltransferase: protein MNSEFSFQLVAAPLLSFLVAYLLIFWLVKGNALKILDFPNKRSLHSTPVPRTGGIGLILSILLVWLLFSASLPISLWVGFSVLALVSLADDVKGVSVLVRLLAHILVAISFSAMLLLDGYNWVMVIGMGLAIAWMSNLYNFMDGSDGLAGGMAFIGFGYYGVTALLAGNMEFAMINFCIMASAGAFLRFNFHPAKIFLGDVGAVPLGFLAAAFGILGWVKGLWSFWLPLLIFSPFIVDASMTLIKRFFRGERVWQAHREHYYQRVVQSGVGHRNTALLEYLLMLMVGGSAVWANSYDFITQSWLAVMWGSIYLIIMRAFDCYQRYRYTKIQDDCK, encoded by the coding sequence ATGAATTCAGAATTTTCTTTTCAACTTGTTGCAGCTCCTTTGCTATCTTTCCTAGTGGCCTATTTACTTATTTTCTGGTTGGTGAAAGGTAATGCACTCAAAATCCTGGATTTTCCAAATAAACGTTCGTTACATAGCACTCCTGTTCCTCGGACTGGTGGTATCGGTCTGATTCTCTCGATATTGTTGGTATGGCTGCTGTTTTCTGCTTCATTGCCTATTTCATTGTGGGTAGGATTTAGCGTACTTGCGCTTGTTTCTTTGGCTGATGATGTGAAGGGTGTATCTGTACTGGTGCGTTTACTGGCTCATATTCTTGTTGCCATCAGCTTTTCTGCGATGCTTTTACTAGATGGTTACAATTGGGTTATGGTGATAGGAATGGGACTGGCCATTGCCTGGATGTCCAACCTATATAATTTTATGGATGGTTCTGATGGGCTAGCGGGTGGTATGGCGTTCATCGGTTTTGGTTATTATGGTGTAACAGCGTTGCTTGCAGGCAATATGGAATTTGCCATGATTAACTTTTGTATTATGGCTTCCGCTGGGGCTTTCTTACGCTTCAATTTTCATCCAGCCAAAATATTTCTGGGAGATGTGGGGGCAGTGCCATTGGGTTTTTTAGCGGCGGCGTTCGGTATTTTAGGTTGGGTTAAAGGTTTGTGGTCTTTTTGGCTGCCTTTACTGATATTTTCACCTTTTATAGTCGATGCGAGTATGACGCTGATTAAGCGATTCTTCCGTGGTGAAAGGGTTTGGCAAGCACACCGTGAACATTATTACCAGAGGGTTGTGCAGAGTGGGGTTGGGCACCGCAATACAGCCTTATTGGAATATCTATTGATGCTGATGGTCGGCGGGAGTGCAGTATGGGCAAACAGTTATGACTTTATCACCCAGAGCTGGCTGGCGGTGATGTGGGGAAGTATTTATTTAATTATAATGCGGGCTTTTGATTGTTATCAACGCTATCGCTACACTAAAATACAGGATGATTGCAAGTAA
- a CDS encoding pyridoxal-phosphate-dependent aminotransferase family protein — protein sequence MATQDFRPEKKISIFYPPQRVLMGPGPSDTHSRILSAMARPTLGHLDPVFVDMMEELKSLMRYAFQTNNLLTFPVSGPGSVGMEMCFVNMIEPGDKVIVCRNGVFGGRMIENVERHGGVAVVVDDKWGEPVDPQKVEDTLKNNPDTKILAFVHAETSTGVQSDAKTLSDLAKRYNCLTIMDTVTSLGGTPIYIDGWGIDAVYSGSQKCLSCPPGLSPVSFSERVVNLVKNRKHKVQSWFMDINLLLGYWGSSRTYHHTAPTNSLVGLHEALLMLYEEGLEHSWARHQRNHKALKAGLQTMGIEYVVAEPYRLPQLNAVHIPVGVDDKEVRRRLLADFNLEIGAGLGDFAGKVWRFGLMGNSSRVENVIFCLNALETVLSNMGMKVERGAAEVAAYQTYAANTMTV from the coding sequence ATGGCCACCCAAGACTTTCGCCCAGAGAAGAAAATTTCGATCTTTTATCCACCTCAACGTGTTTTGATGGGCCCCGGGCCATCCGATACCCATTCGCGTATTTTGTCCGCAATGGCGCGTCCCACCTTGGGTCATCTGGATCCAGTATTTGTGGACATGATGGAGGAGCTGAAAAGTTTGATGCGTTATGCTTTTCAGACGAATAATTTGCTCACCTTTCCTGTATCAGGCCCTGGTTCAGTCGGTATGGAAATGTGCTTTGTGAACATGATTGAGCCGGGAGATAAGGTAATTGTTTGTCGCAATGGCGTGTTCGGTGGGCGTATGATTGAGAATGTCGAACGCCATGGGGGAGTGGCTGTGGTGGTGGATGACAAATGGGGAGAGCCTGTTGATCCTCAGAAAGTGGAAGATACCTTAAAAAATAATCCAGATACGAAAATTCTGGCGTTTGTTCATGCTGAAACCTCTACCGGTGTACAGTCAGATGCTAAAACTCTTAGTGATCTAGCAAAGCGCTATAACTGCTTAACGATCATGGATACGGTCACTTCGCTAGGTGGAACACCCATCTATATCGACGGATGGGGAATTGACGCAGTCTATTCCGGCAGCCAGAAATGTTTGTCCTGCCCTCCTGGTCTTTCTCCAGTAAGTTTCTCTGAGCGCGTGGTGAATCTGGTTAAAAACCGAAAACATAAGGTACAAAGCTGGTTCATGGATATCAACTTGCTATTGGGTTACTGGGGCTCTTCACGAACCTATCATCATACGGCACCTACCAATTCACTGGTTGGATTGCACGAAGCGTTATTGATGCTATACGAAGAAGGGCTGGAACATTCCTGGGCACGGCATCAGCGTAATCACAAGGCGCTAAAAGCCGGCTTGCAGACGATGGGTATCGAATATGTGGTCGCCGAGCCCTATCGCTTGCCCCAGCTGAATGCCGTACATATACCAGTAGGCGTAGATGATAAGGAAGTACGCCGTAGGTTGCTGGCTGATTTTAATTTGGAAATCGGAGCTGGCTTAGGAGATTTTGCTGGGAAAGTTTGGCGCTTCGGTTTAATGGGTAATTCAAGTCGAGTTGAAAATGTTATTTTCTGTCTTAACGCCTTGGAAACTGTTTTATCGAATATGGGTATGAAGGTAGAGCGTGGTGCTGCAGAAGTGGCCGCTTATCAAACCTATGCAGCTAATACTATGACAGTATAA
- a CDS encoding cyclic nucleotide-binding domain-containing protein — MNDSRSYGERQEPSSSAGNIGRRGKEVVLCDLPVREIFGELTAIDGFLRSATAIAKTDSLSVSILDKTFWELIHAYPAFCNAILSRLAGHGAHGIVQYCHYLTGAHSC; from the coding sequence ATGAATGACTCGAGATCGTACGGTGAGCGGCAAGAACCATCCAGTAGCGCTGGTAACATTGGCAGAAGGGGAAAGGAAGTCGTTCTGTGCGATTTGCCTGTAAGAGAAATATTTGGTGAGTTGACAGCAATTGATGGTTTTCTACGCTCTGCAACTGCTATCGCTAAAACAGATAGCTTGTCAGTCTCCATACTTGACAAAACTTTTTGGGAATTAATTCATGCCTATCCTGCTTTCTGCAATGCTATTTTGAGCCGACTGGCTGGCCATGGAGCACATGGTATCGTTCAATACTGCCATTATCTCACCGGTGCCCACTCATGCTGA